Proteins from one Loktanella sp. M215 genomic window:
- a CDS encoding DUF2948 family protein, which produces MTEDARFEDGVDRPLALMARDAEDLQVISALAQDAVFPASEMRWTPADRRFAILLNRFRWEDAPKAQGRRDFERVQTVLLIEDVMGVRSQGVPKGDADTILSLLALEFRPGEDGTGEVVMTLAGDGVISCSVEALEVILRDVTRPYVAPSRKAPRHPD; this is translated from the coding sequence ATGACCGAAGACGCGCGTTTCGAAGACGGTGTGGATCGCCCGCTGGCCCTGATGGCTCGCGATGCGGAGGATTTGCAGGTCATCTCGGCCCTCGCGCAGGATGCGGTGTTTCCGGCGTCCGAAATGCGCTGGACCCCGGCGGACCGGCGCTTTGCCATCCTGCTGAACCGGTTCCGGTGGGAAGATGCGCCCAAGGCGCAGGGGCGTCGCGATTTCGAACGGGTGCAGACGGTGCTGCTGATCGAGGATGTGATGGGTGTGCGGTCGCAGGGCGTGCCCAAGGGCGATGCCGATACGATCCTGTCGCTGCTGGCGCTGGAGTTTCGGCCAGGCGAGGATGGCACCGGAGAGGTCGTGATGACACTGGCGGGGGACGGCGTGATTTCTTGCAGCGTCGAGGCGCTGGAGGTCATCCTGCGCGATGTGACTCGGCCCTATGTCGCACCGTCGCGCAAGGCGCCGCGACATCCGGACTGA
- the hisD gene encoding histidinol dehydrogenase — translation MPQFLDAQDADFEARFQALLSAKREDSPDVDDAVAAIIADVRGRGDQALIDLTAKFDRLTLTADRLRISTAEVDAACAEVGAEDRAALELAAARIRAYHARQMPEDQQWTDDAGAHLGWRWTPVSAAGLYVPGGLASYPSSVLMNAIPAKVAGVARLAMVVPTPDGVLNPLVLLAARIAGVDEIYRIGGAQAIAALAYGTQTIAPVDKITGPGNAYVAAAKRRVFGKVGIDMIAGPSEILVIADGDNDPDWIALDLLSQAEHDESAQSILITTDAAFGRAVSDAVDVRLQTLERRKIAGASWRDFGAVITVPDLDTAVALSDRIAPEHLELCVADADALSLRIAHAGAIFIGGWTPEAIGDYIGGPNHVLPTARSARFSSGLSVMDFIKRTTLARMTPAALAAIGPTAARLALSESLQAHGLSVQARLDRLNRP, via the coding sequence ATGCCACAGTTTCTGGACGCGCAAGACGCGGATTTCGAGGCGCGGTTTCAGGCGCTTTTGAGTGCCAAGCGCGAGGACAGTCCCGATGTGGACGATGCGGTCGCGGCCATCATCGCGGACGTGCGGGGCCGGGGGGATCAGGCGCTGATTGACCTGACCGCGAAATTCGATCGCCTGACCCTGACAGCGGACCGTCTGCGGATCTCGACCGCCGAGGTCGATGCGGCCTGCGCCGAAGTCGGGGCCGAGGACCGCGCGGCGCTGGAACTGGCGGCGGCGCGGATCCGTGCCTATCACGCGCGCCAGATGCCGGAGGACCAGCAGTGGACCGATGACGCAGGCGCCCACCTGGGCTGGCGCTGGACGCCGGTGTCGGCGGCGGGGCTTTATGTGCCGGGCGGGTTGGCGAGCTATCCGTCGTCCGTGCTGATGAACGCGATTCCGGCCAAGGTGGCGGGCGTGGCACGGCTGGCCATGGTGGTGCCGACACCGGACGGCGTGCTGAACCCGCTGGTGCTGCTGGCGGCAAGGATCGCGGGCGTCGATGAAATCTATCGCATCGGCGGCGCGCAGGCGATTGCGGCGCTGGCTTACGGCACGCAAACCATTGCCCCCGTGGACAAGATCACGGGACCGGGCAATGCCTATGTCGCGGCGGCCAAGCGGCGGGTGTTCGGCAAGGTCGGGATCGACATGATTGCGGGGCCGTCGGAGATTCTGGTCATCGCGGACGGTGACAATGATCCGGACTGGATCGCGCTCGACCTTCTGTCGCAGGCGGAGCATGACGAGAGCGCGCAGTCGATCCTGATCACCACCGATGCCGCCTTTGGCCGGGCCGTGTCCGATGCGGTCGATGTGCGCCTGCAGACTCTGGAACGGCGCAAGATCGCCGGGGCAAGCTGGCGCGATTTCGGCGCAGTGATCACGGTGCCTGACCTCGATACCGCTGTCGCCTTATCTGACCGGATCGCGCCGGAACACCTCGAACTTTGCGTGGCCGATGCGGATGCGTTGAGCCTGCGGATCGCGCACGCGGGGGCCATCTTTATCGGTGGCTGGACGCCGGAGGCAATCGGTGACTACATTGGGGGCCCGAACCACGTGCTGCCCACCGCCCGGTCGGCCCGGTTTTCCAGTGGATTGTCCGTCATGGATTTCATCAAGCGCACGACCCTAGCCCGGATGACCCCCGCCGCACTGGCCGCGATCGGGCCCACTGCGGCACGGCTGGCGCTGTCCGAAAGCCTGCAGGCGCATGGCTTGAGCGTGCAGGCCCGCCTTGATCGTTTGAACCGGCCATGA
- a CDS encoding UPF0262 family protein — protein MSRIVHIALDDTGLPAPSPEIEQERRVAIFDLLEDNTFVLPPRADRDVPPGPYRLELSIRERRLVFDITDAELGDAGAFHLSLGPFRQVVKDYFQICESYFDAVKTMPPSQIETIDMARRGIHNEGARVLQERLDGKADVDIDTARRLFTLICVLHFGG, from the coding sequence ATGAGCCGCATCGTCCACATCGCGCTGGACGATACCGGGCTTCCCGCGCCATCGCCCGAGATCGAGCAGGAGCGCCGCGTCGCGATCTTCGACCTGCTGGAAGACAACACGTTTGTCCTGCCGCCGCGCGCCGATCGCGACGTGCCGCCCGGGCCCTACCGGCTGGAGCTGTCGATCCGCGAACGGCGGCTGGTGTTTGATATCACCGACGCGGAACTGGGCGATGCCGGTGCCTTTCATCTGTCGCTCGGCCCGTTCCGGCAGGTGGTGAAAGATTATTTCCAGATCTGCGAAAGCTATTTCGACGCGGTCAAGACCATGCCACCCAGCCAGATCGAGACGATCGACATGGCCCGGCGCGGCATCCACAACGAAGGCGCCCGCGTCCTGCAGGAACGCCTCGACGGCAAGGCCGACGTGGATATCGATACCGCGCGCCGCCTCTTCACCCTGATCTGCGTGCTGCATTTTGGCGGATGA
- a CDS encoding arsenate-mycothiol transferase ArsC encodes MKAGRLPQSVLFCCDHNAVRSPMAEGIMKKLYGTRAYIQSVGVNNDMEIDGFAIAVCEEIGVELHRHRSRSFDEMEQWGDDLSSFDLVLALSPASQRRALDLTQFYHLDVEYWPVLDPTGMVDQRDARMALYRQTRDQIIARLTERFGPPPTD; translated from the coding sequence GTGAAGGCAGGCCGCCTGCCGCAGTCCGTTCTGTTTTGCTGCGACCACAACGCGGTGCGCTCGCCCATGGCCGAGGGCATCATGAAGAAACTTTACGGCACGCGTGCCTATATCCAGTCCGTCGGTGTGAACAACGACATGGAGATCGACGGTTTCGCCATTGCGGTCTGCGAGGAGATCGGCGTCGAGCTGCACCGCCACCGGTCCCGCAGTTTCGACGAGATGGAGCAATGGGGCGATGACCTGTCGTCCTTCGATCTGGTGCTGGCCCTGTCGCCCGCCAGCCAGCGCCGGGCGCTGGATCTGACGCAGTTCTATCACCTTGACGTCGAATACTGGCCGGTGCTGGACCCGACCGGCATGGTCGATCAGCGCGACGCCCGCATGGCGCTGTATCGCCAGACCCGCGATCAGATCATCGCGCGCCTGACCGAACGATTCGGTCCGCCGCCGACAGATTAG
- a CDS encoding YqaA family protein: MIAFVALFTAAFLAATLLPLQSEAVLAGLLAAGDHAPLALILVATAGNVLGSVVNWIVGRSLLRFRHRRWFPASDRQLDRAQGWYSRYGRWTLLGSWLPVVGDPLTLVAGVMREPLIPFVLLVTLAKGMRYVVLAALVLAWV; encoded by the coding sequence GTGATCGCTTTCGTTGCCCTGTTTACCGCGGCTTTTCTGGCGGCGACCCTGCTGCCGTTGCAGTCCGAGGCGGTGCTTGCGGGCCTTCTGGCGGCGGGCGATCACGCGCCACTGGCGCTGATTCTGGTGGCAACTGCCGGAAATGTGCTCGGCTCTGTCGTGAACTGGATCGTGGGGCGATCGCTGTTGCGGTTCAGGCACCGACGCTGGTTTCCTGCGTCCGACCGGCAGCTTGACCGCGCGCAAGGCTGGTATAGCCGCTATGGGCGCTGGACCCTGCTGGGCAGCTGGCTGCCGGTCGTGGGCGATCCGCTGACGCTTGTGGCAGGGGTGATGCGTGAACCCCTGATCCCCTTCGTGCTGCTGGTGACATTGGCCAAGGGGATGCGGTATGTCGTGCTGGCGGCCCTTGTGCTGGCGTGGGTTTGA
- the infA gene encoding translation initiation factor IF-1, which translates to MAKDELLEFPGVVKELLPNATFRVELENGHEIIAHTAGKMRKNRIRVLAGDKVQVEMTPYDLTKGRINYRFK; encoded by the coding sequence ATGGCCAAGGATGAACTTCTCGAATTTCCGGGCGTCGTGAAGGAACTGCTGCCGAATGCGACATTCCGGGTCGAGTTGGAAAACGGCCATGAAATCATCGCACATACGGCTGGCAAGATGCGCAAGAACCGCATCCGTGTCCTCGCAGGCGACAAGGTGCAGGTCGAAATGACCCCCTATGATCTGACCAAGGGTCGGATCAACTACCGCTTCAAATAA
- a CDS encoding Maf family protein, whose translation MINRPQLILGSGSPRRLELLAQIGVVPDAVTAPDIDEEVRRAELPRDYVKRIAAEKVAAVVAPDDAIVLCADTTVALGRRIMGKPADAAEARAFLALLSGRRHKVITAVTVRRNGRVTARDVQTTVMMKRLSDAEVDAYIASDDWRGKAGGYAIQGPAGAFIPWINGSFTSVVGLPLAETATLLTAAGYPIYGVPA comes from the coding sequence ATGATCAACAGACCGCAACTGATCCTAGGCTCCGGCTCGCCCCGGCGGCTGGAACTGCTGGCGCAGATCGGCGTCGTGCCGGATGCGGTGACGGCGCCTGACATCGACGAGGAGGTGCGCCGCGCCGAGTTGCCACGCGACTACGTCAAACGGATTGCGGCCGAAAAGGTCGCGGCCGTTGTCGCGCCTGACGATGCCATCGTGCTGTGCGCCGATACGACCGTGGCACTGGGCCGGCGCATCATGGGTAAACCGGCGGACGCGGCCGAGGCGCGCGCCTTTCTCGCCCTGCTGTCGGGCCGCCGTCACAAGGTCATCACCGCGGTGACGGTGCGTCGGAACGGCCGCGTGACGGCCCGCGACGTGCAGACGACTGTGATGATGAAACGCCTCTCTGACGCCGAGGTCGACGCCTACATCGCCTCGGACGACTGGCGCGGCAAGGCGGGGGGCTATGCCATTCAGGGGCCTGCCGGTGCGTTCATCCCGTGGATCAACGGCAGCTTTACGTCCGTCGTCGGCCTGCCACTGGCGGAAACCGCCACCCTGCTGACCGCCGCAGGTTATCCCATATACGGAGTCCCCGCATGA
- a CDS encoding ribonuclease E/G has product MKGRTIILDDLNGIEAAALLVDGQLDDLLIDTPDAPRPGAIYRAVCDRPLKGQGGMMLRLPEGGTAFLRSAKGLRPGQPMLVQVTGYAEDGKAVPVTDRVLFKSRFAIVTPGKPGVNVSRQITDDDQRNALLAVAHGVFDDADGAGLILRSSCAHATEDEIAEDIGAMQDLAAAIMAEGEGAEPEALTEGDGPHALAWREWVIPAEVVTEPGGFERLGVMDQIDDISQPRIALSDGTMYVEATRALVAVDVNTGGDTSPAAALKVNLAAARVLPRALRLRGFGGQIAVDFAPMSKAHRKQVEQSLRAAFRADTVETSLVGWTTMGLFELQRKRERLPWQGLPT; this is encoded by the coding sequence ATGAAGGGCCGCACCATCATCCTCGACGATCTGAACGGGATTGAGGCCGCCGCCCTGCTGGTGGACGGCCAACTTGACGATCTGCTGATCGACACGCCCGACGCGCCGCGCCCCGGTGCGATCTATCGCGCCGTCTGCGACCGGCCGCTGAAGGGGCAGGGCGGCATGATGCTGCGCCTGCCCGAAGGCGGCACAGCCTTCCTGCGCAGCGCCAAGGGCCTGCGCCCCGGGCAGCCGATGCTGGTGCAGGTCACGGGCTACGCCGAGGATGGCAAGGCCGTCCCCGTCACCGACCGCGTGCTGTTCAAAAGCCGCTTTGCGATTGTCACCCCCGGCAAGCCGGGCGTGAACGTCAGCCGCCAGATCACCGACGACGACCAGCGCAACGCGCTCTTGGCCGTCGCACACGGCGTTTTCGATGACGCGGACGGCGCCGGTCTGATCCTGCGTTCCTCCTGCGCCCATGCGACCGAAGACGAGATTGCCGAGGATATCGGTGCGATGCAGGACCTTGCTGCCGCGATCATGGCCGAGGGCGAGGGGGCCGAGCCCGAAGCCCTGACCGAAGGCGACGGCCCGCATGCATTGGCCTGGCGCGAATGGGTGATCCCGGCTGAGGTCGTGACCGAACCCGGCGGATTCGAACGCCTTGGCGTCATGGACCAGATCGACGATATCTCGCAGCCCCGCATCGCCCTGTCCGACGGCACGATGTATGTCGAGGCGACACGCGCGCTGGTGGCCGTTGACGTCAATACCGGTGGCGATACCTCTCCGGCGGCCGCACTCAAGGTGAACCTTGCCGCCGCCCGCGTGCTGCCGCGCGCGTTGCGCCTGCGCGGCTTTGGCGGGCAGATCGCCGTGGACTTCGCGCCGATGTCCAAGGCGCACCGCAAGCAGGTCGAACAATCCCTGCGCGCAGCCTTCCGCGCCGACACGGTGGAAACATCCCTCGTGGGCTGGACGACCATGGGCCTGTTCGAACTGCAGCGCAAACGCGAGCGGCTGCCGTGGCAGGGTCTGCCCACATGA
- a CDS encoding DNA gyrase inhibitor YacG, giving the protein MTCPICDRDTDPKYKPFCSRRCADVDLAKWLTGSYAIPAAPEEQGDDDDWHDPEKPH; this is encoded by the coding sequence ATGACCTGCCCGATCTGCGACCGCGATACCGATCCGAAATACAAACCCTTCTGCTCGCGTCGCTGCGCCGATGTCGATCTGGCAAAGTGGCTGACGGGGTCCTACGCGATCCCAGCCGCGCCGGAAGAGCAGGGGGATGACGACGATTGGCACGACCCCGAAAAACCCCACTGA